The DNA window TCTCCTTCGAACATTCTTGACATGGATGGGGTGGAAGAAAAGCTTTCTAGGgtagttattacataagttgtatctttCCATCTTCTGTATTTCTATTTCCAAACCGATCCATATATCGGTTTCCATTTTGTACCTCTTCATTCAATGAAATTCTATTTTagtctaaataaccgggtcAACATAATAAACATCCATCTGAGTAACCGGTTAATATTGTAAAGTCACCTCGTTCTTATCCAGTCAACATCAAAGAAACCGCATCTTCGCGGTCTCTAGAAGAACCGCTTAATCAAGAGTTGTAAACAACTCAGAACACTCATCTAAATAACTGGTTATATCGATAGACAAAGCACCGCAGCATCGCGGTTCACATCTTACTTCATCAAACGGTTTCAAAGGGGGGATTGCGTCATCAAAGTCAAAATCGAAAATTTTGAAGGGAAATTTCCCGCTCAAACTTCCCACCTCTTGGTTTACCACCCATTGAATTGGCGCCTCTTTGATTACCGCCCTTTGGATTACCGCCTttttggcttcccgcccacAGTTTACCGCCTCtttggcttggagggaaaattcccgccaaaaatttatgggacggttgggtttccaaaccgcgcATATAAAAGGAGTCCTTGGCTATTTCATTTCACTCTcacgcgaaacagctttctctctctctaagctctcaaactctctctcagcggttattttcttgttttctcAAACCCTCTCAATCATCTAAGATGGGTCATAACTCGgctttgttcaaacacatcaCTCAGATGGATTTTGAGGAGATCCGTCAAAACGGCTCAGTTGCGGCAAAGGAAGTTATTGCCAGAATTTCCGAAGCCGGCCTCGAGTATTTTCTAGGCGGCCCCTTTATCCTCTACAGAGAAGcagttgaagaattcttcgaaaACACATCTCTCTCTGGCGACAAAATAACCGCAACAGTTGGCGGAAAACAATTCGAGttaaccgaagaatcggttgcggagATCCTACATCTTCCAACAGATGGTCGAGACGCTTTGATGGAGCTAGCTCCAACAACATTCGAGGCGGTCTGCCAGATTCTCTCTGCAGACGCGGAACCGGtgaaagtatccggtaagaaaaaTCGACACTAAGACCGgaatacataccgctttgtgacatcttcacaaagtcggttcaagcGAGAGGTGGAAACTACGATAACCTCACCAAGGCCAACATCGAGATGCTTATCGGTTTGTTGGAGGGTACGAAAGTCAACTGGGCAAAGGAAATTTTCCACAACTTGaaggatatggtgaaaccgaaTTCCgctcggtcatggggatacgccatccctctTGGAAAAATCTTGCTCCACcataacatcaacaccggtcctggtgttaTTCTCCCATCAAGTAGGATAATAAGATCCAAACAATTCCGGGAAAGGAAGCAGTCGGCCCCCGGctctacaggtggccgaaagaagaaatccACCGCCAAGGCACCGGCTCCGGCAAAACACAAGTCCGGAAGCAAAAAGGGTAAGACACCGATAGTATTCACGGAACTGCCCTTGCAAACAAGAGATGAGGAAGAATCGGCTTCCACGTCTGACCGAACCGGCTCACAGAAAACCGATGAAAATCCTTCCGATAGAGAAGGaccgaatgaagaagaacattCGGGTACAAGTCTTGACAACAACGATGCGGCCGCAAGCATTGAGAACACCGATGCCGGTGCAGACGGCCGTGAGGAGGAAGATACTCCACCTGACAGCGACCAGAAGAAGGCCGAAATTATAGTGCGCAGAATTCTGGAGGAAATCGAAAACCGAGTCCAAGCGGTTGCCTTAGTATACCGGGAGTGGCACGAGTACCGATACGACAAATTCTTCAAGCACATGCTATCGGGCCTAACCGATGAACAAAGCTTCTgaaggctgaaggagatagaaGAAACCATTATAAGCCTCACAAATGCCGAAAATCCTaacgaagccatggaccgaTACGCAATCGTgaaaccgcgtgctcggctacaaaagctaaccgtaCGCATACAAAAGCTTACAGAAAGGTATGTGGCGGGAACACCGAAGGCCAAGTTACAACTCCTAGTGCTGGAAATGCTTGAAGTGAGGAAAGGAGAATTCCTTGACGAAATCAAGCAGATTGACGCGGTGCGCGGTCAGCAAAACACACCGCATTCTCCAGCTCCTGAGACCGATGACGGTCAGAATCGAAGTGCAACACCTCCTTTGGGGGATCCGGTAATAAACGAAACCGACGAAAGGACGGGGACTCCTTTCACCGAGCAACTTGAAACTGATCAACCTGGGGTTTCCGAACCGGGTGTCacagaagaaagggtcaagtcccttattcaagagtttgccgACTCAACGGTCCAACCATTACaggagaaaatcaagaaagccgTGCGCCAAACACTCTTGTTCGCCGAAAAGACGAGGGATGATCTCGTAAAAGCAGAGGACCGGATCACAGTCATCGAAAACGAATACCGGGACGACGTAGTTCTGCACAACGAGCATTATCAACAAACCGAGGACTTGGAAGATAAGACCTCAAGGATAGTAGATGACATGGATCGGTTTGAAAGGGAAACCGAGCAACGATTCAAAgaggtcgatgaggacctagGGCGGTCAAGAAATGAAGTCGGCTCGACACTTGACAGGGTCACAGAtctggaaaagaagaatgcacgccttgaagaccgcaacgacAAGCTTGAAGCTGATCTTAAGGCGCTAACCGAACAGGTCAATGAGTTGATAAATGCCAAGATCAATGCTGACATAGCGGTTGAGGAAGCAAacgcccgagcggctaaggaagtccaagatgcgctggacgaagaaACGCGGAGAGTAAAGGAGGCATCGCGACTGTCTAAGGAGGAAATAGCCGAGCGCGAACGAAACACTGCGGCTAAATATCCGGGACTTGCGAAGTCCGTGGCAGCTCAAGCGGCCAAAGACGTAGAGCGGTTAAACGCACAAAAACAAGGGCTCGAAGAATATGCCAGGgctcacaagaagaaaaaggcagcTTCTTCCTCTGCGGTTCCGGCAAAACGAAAACGGAAAGTTTCTGCAAGGAAGATGTTGGAGAGGATCACCGAAACAAATATCGATACTCCACCAAACCCACAGCAAATcgaggatgaagacgaagaGCATCTGGAGCAGCGttctacaagacaacgagtctccGATACGGTTCCAATCAGCACAGTTGGTCAACCGCAAGCTGAAGGTTCATCTTCAAGACCGGATCAACGGGATGAGGAAGAACCGACCGATGATATGATGGACGGCTTCAGATTTTCCGAATCAGAATAGGGGATTTACTTTCTTACTTTATGTTTCTTTcggttacttttatatatatatataaagttatttttgaaaccggcctatacttgcatttctacatggttttgataattttaaataaaataatcaaaaagggagaaattgataagataataaGATaagatttttccaaaatttttctcaaaattattccaaatttttcgaaaaattctcccaagtcagtttcaaaaattcGGTCAtataaagaaccggcctacgtttgcaaacttacatggttttgataattttaaataaaataatcaaaaagtgagaaattgttagataaaattataccggttcacaaaacttaacacataaaccttccatgcaggaacaaggaaccggacaggtcaa is part of the Impatiens glandulifera chromosome 1, dImpGla2.1, whole genome shotgun sequence genome and encodes:
- the LOC124931071 gene encoding inner centromere protein-like — translated: MDRYAIVKPRARLQKLTVRIQKLTERYVAGTPKAKLQLLVLEMLEVRKGEFLDEIKQIDAVRGQQNTPHSPAPETDDGQNRSATPPLGDPVINETDERTGTPFTEQLETDQPGVSEPGVTEERVKSLIQEFADSTVQPLQEKIKKAVRQTLLFAEKTRDDLVKAEDRITVIENEYRDDVVLHNEHYQQTEDLEDKTSRIVDDMDRFERETEQRFKEVDEDLGRSRNEVGSTLDRVTDLEKKNARLEDRNDKLEADLKALTEQVNELINAKINADIAVEEANARAAKEVQDALDEETRRVKEASRLSKEEIAERERNTAAKYPGLAKSVAAQAAKDVERLNAQKQGLEEYARAHKKKKAASSSAVPAKRKRKVSARKMLERITETNIDTPPNPQQIEDEDEEHLEQRSTRQRVSDTVPISTVGQPQAEGSSSRPDQRDEEEPTDDMMDGFRFSESE